From the Ruania alkalisoli genome, one window contains:
- a CDS encoding OsmC family protein has translation MELPTSGLRIERTGTRQYVARNDRGGEVAIGPREIDGVFNPGELMALALAACTMMSADLPIGRRLGEDFTGGAVVSTEKDEQQNRYTSAEVDVLLDTESLSEREKEALVRVISRAAEQACTVGRTLAAGLPHGVHLAESERP, from the coding sequence ATGGAACTGCCCACCTCAGGACTTCGCATCGAACGCACCGGCACCCGCCAGTACGTCGCCCGGAACGACCGCGGCGGCGAGGTGGCGATCGGCCCTCGAGAGATCGATGGGGTATTCAACCCCGGTGAGCTGATGGCTCTAGCCCTCGCTGCCTGCACGATGATGAGCGCGGACTTGCCCATCGGGCGGCGCCTTGGCGAGGACTTCACGGGCGGCGCCGTGGTGAGCACGGAGAAGGACGAGCAACAGAACCGGTACACCTCCGCAGAGGTGGACGTACTCCTGGACACCGAGTCACTGAGCGAGCGGGAGAAAGAAGCCCTCGTCCGGGTGATCTCCCGTGCAGCCGAGCAGGCATGCACGGTGGGCCGCACCTTGGCCGCGGGCCTACCGCACGGGGTGCACTTGGCCGAATCCGAACGGCCCTGA
- a CDS encoding fumarylacetoacetate hydrolase family protein, with protein MKLLRIGPAGHEVPAAYVTDETYVDLSDVVGDFNEAFFASGGIERIRDVVEMRTVRGDVHPVRGQRLGPPIARPHQILCIGLNYSDHAAETGQDVPAEPIVFTKSPNTLIGPNDQVRIPRGATKTDWEVELGIVIGRRTSYLDSPEQARDAIAGWVVVNDVSERAFQMERGGQWAKGKSAETFNPAGPWLVTTDEVEDVLALDMWLDVNGVRRQSGSTATMVFDPYTIVHYLSQFFVLEPGDLINTGTPPGVGMGYQPPIWLAPGDVMELGIGGLGRQRQEVIAPR; from the coding sequence GTGAAACTGCTACGCATCGGACCGGCGGGCCACGAGGTGCCGGCCGCATACGTGACGGACGAGACCTACGTGGACCTCTCGGACGTCGTCGGGGACTTCAATGAGGCCTTCTTCGCCTCCGGAGGAATTGAGCGCATTCGCGACGTCGTTGAGATGCGGACCGTGCGAGGTGACGTGCATCCCGTCCGCGGGCAACGTCTCGGACCTCCGATCGCACGACCGCACCAGATCCTGTGCATCGGTCTGAACTACAGCGACCACGCGGCCGAGACCGGACAGGATGTTCCTGCCGAACCCATCGTGTTCACCAAGTCCCCGAACACCCTCATCGGTCCGAACGATCAGGTCCGCATCCCACGGGGTGCCACCAAGACGGACTGGGAGGTGGAGCTTGGCATCGTGATCGGCCGGCGCACCAGCTACCTCGACTCGCCGGAGCAGGCGCGTGATGCCATCGCCGGGTGGGTCGTGGTCAACGATGTGAGTGAACGCGCATTCCAGATGGAACGTGGCGGGCAGTGGGCCAAGGGAAAGTCGGCCGAGACGTTCAATCCCGCCGGCCCCTGGCTGGTGACCACCGATGAGGTCGAGGACGTGCTCGCTCTCGACATGTGGCTTGACGTCAACGGGGTGCGCAGGCAGTCCGGTTCCACCGCGACGATGGTCTTCGACCCGTACACGATCGTGCACTATCTGAGCCAGTTCTTCGTGCTCGAGCCAGGGGACCTGATCAACACCGGAACGCCACCTGGTGTGGGCATGGGGTATCAGCCGCCCATCTGGCTGGCTCCTGGTGATGTCATGGAACTCGGCATCGGTGGCCTGGGTCGGCAACGCCAGGAGGTGATTGCTCCGCGGTGA
- the ppdK gene encoding pyruvate, phosphate dikinase, with product MSRYVYPFDQGDKDQKDLLGGKGANLAEMTKIGLPVPPGFTITTQACRAYMKDGHVPPELRVEVTMAIREIEDRMGRRLGDFHDPLLVSVRSGAKFSMPGMMETVLNVGLNDASVKGLAEFSGDERFAWDSYRRLIQMFGRTVLGIDGDLFAEALEEAKRASGAITDVDLSAADLKGLVERFKQIVREQRGRDFPQHPREQLDMAIEAVFDSWNTERARLYRRRERIPHDLGTAVNVVTMVFGNLGESSGTGVCFTRDPSTGHSGVYGDYLANAQGEDVVAGIRNTLPLAELESLDKTSYGELLQAMRRLETHYRDLCDIEFTIERGTLWLLQTRVGKRTAAAAFRVATQLVDEHLITMDEAIARCTGAQLSQLLFPQFDATAERELLTKAMPASPGAAVGEIVFDNAQALERTGEGVSVILVRRETNPDDLQGMIVASGVLTSRGGKTSHAAVVARGMGKCAVVGAEEIDVDPAAQEMRVAGRVLTAGETIAIDGSTGEVFLGDVPVEDSPVMVYIAAGLEAGLAAAEDEATAELIHAVDRVMNHADAKRRMQVRANADTAEDARRARVRGAQGIGLCRTEHQFLGDRRRDIERVVLAEADDEREAALAELLPVQRQDFIELLEAMDGLPATIRLIDPPLHEFLPDLTDLAVKVARAEDEGTVDERDVALLAAVRRMHEANPMLGLRGVRLGLKLPGLFALQIRAIAEATVQLRKSGKDPRPEIMVPLVGSVRELHLVREQAEAILAEVGAAHDIRLDLPIGCMIELPRAALTAHRIAEEADFFSFGTNDLTQTAWGFSRDDVEGAFFADYLENGVLTISPFETIDSDGAGALVLTGVAGGRSTVPGLHIGVCGEHGGDPESIHFFHDAGLDYVSCSPFRVPIARLEAGRAAVAAQDATV from the coding sequence ATGTCCAGGTATGTGTACCCGTTCGACCAGGGGGATAAGGATCAGAAGGATCTGCTTGGTGGCAAGGGGGCGAATCTTGCGGAGATGACGAAGATCGGTCTACCGGTGCCGCCGGGATTCACGATTACGACGCAGGCGTGCCGGGCCTACATGAAGGATGGTCATGTTCCGCCCGAGTTGCGCGTCGAGGTGACGATGGCGATCCGGGAGATCGAGGACCGGATGGGGCGCAGGCTCGGCGACTTCCATGACCCGCTGTTGGTCTCGGTGCGCTCGGGTGCGAAGTTCTCCATGCCCGGCATGATGGAGACGGTGCTCAATGTGGGGCTCAACGATGCGTCGGTGAAGGGGCTGGCGGAGTTCTCCGGTGATGAGCGTTTCGCGTGGGACTCCTACCGTCGGTTGATCCAGATGTTCGGGAGGACGGTGCTGGGGATCGATGGTGATCTGTTCGCTGAGGCGCTCGAGGAGGCCAAGCGGGCCAGCGGTGCTATTACGGATGTGGATCTGAGTGCCGCCGACCTGAAGGGACTGGTCGAGCGGTTCAAGCAGATCGTCCGCGAGCAGCGGGGGCGGGACTTTCCGCAGCATCCGCGCGAGCAGCTCGATATGGCGATCGAGGCGGTGTTCGATTCCTGGAACACCGAACGGGCGCGGTTGTACCGGCGCCGGGAGCGGATCCCGCACGATCTGGGCACCGCAGTGAACGTGGTGACGATGGTGTTCGGCAACTTGGGGGAGAGTTCGGGAACAGGTGTGTGCTTCACCCGGGATCCCTCGACGGGACACTCCGGCGTCTATGGTGACTACCTGGCGAATGCGCAGGGGGAGGACGTGGTCGCGGGGATCCGTAATACCCTGCCGCTGGCTGAGCTTGAGTCCTTGGACAAGACATCGTACGGCGAGCTGCTGCAGGCGATGCGGCGCCTGGAGACTCACTACCGGGACCTGTGTGATATCGAGTTCACCATCGAACGCGGCACGTTGTGGCTGCTGCAGACCCGGGTCGGCAAGCGCACTGCTGCGGCCGCGTTCCGGGTGGCAACCCAGCTGGTCGATGAGCATCTCATTACCATGGATGAGGCCATCGCCCGGTGCACAGGGGCGCAGCTGTCCCAGCTGTTGTTCCCGCAGTTCGACGCGACCGCGGAACGGGAGCTGCTGACCAAGGCGATGCCGGCGTCCCCGGGTGCGGCAGTGGGCGAGATCGTTTTCGACAACGCCCAAGCCCTGGAGCGTACTGGCGAGGGCGTGAGCGTGATCCTGGTGCGTCGGGAGACGAATCCGGACGATCTGCAAGGGATGATCGTGGCCAGCGGTGTGCTCACCTCCCGCGGTGGGAAGACCTCACATGCCGCCGTGGTCGCCCGGGGTATGGGTAAGTGTGCCGTGGTCGGTGCCGAGGAGATCGACGTCGATCCAGCGGCGCAGGAGATGCGAGTGGCTGGCCGGGTGCTGACGGCGGGGGAGACGATCGCCATTGACGGCTCCACGGGCGAGGTCTTCCTCGGCGACGTTCCCGTGGAGGACTCACCTGTGATGGTCTACATCGCCGCCGGGCTCGAGGCGGGTCTGGCCGCGGCCGAGGACGAAGCAACCGCAGAACTGATCCACGCCGTCGACAGGGTGATGAATCACGCCGACGCGAAACGACGCATGCAGGTGCGGGCGAACGCCGATACCGCCGAGGACGCCAGGCGGGCACGTGTGCGTGGCGCCCAGGGGATTGGACTGTGTCGAACCGAGCACCAGTTCCTGGGTGATCGACGCCGAGATATCGAGCGTGTGGTCCTGGCCGAGGCCGACGACGAGCGTGAGGCAGCGCTCGCGGAACTCCTGCCGGTGCAGCGTCAGGACTTCATCGAGCTGCTCGAAGCGATGGACGGCCTGCCGGCCACGATCCGGCTGATCGACCCGCCCCTGCACGAGTTCCTCCCGGATCTGACGGACCTTGCGGTCAAGGTCGCCCGAGCCGAAGACGAGGGCACCGTGGACGAGCGTGACGTGGCACTGCTGGCCGCCGTACGGCGAATGCACGAAGCCAATCCGATGCTCGGCCTACGTGGGGTACGGCTCGGCCTGAAGCTGCCCGGGCTGTTCGCCCTGCAGATCCGGGCCATCGCCGAAGCCACCGTGCAGCTGCGCAAATCCGGCAAGGACCCCCGCCCAGAGATCATGGTGCCGCTGGTCGGATCGGTCCGCGAACTGCACCTGGTGCGCGAGCAGGCCGAGGCGATCCTCGCCGAGGTCGGCGCAGCCCACGACATCCGGCTCGACCTACCGATCGGGTGCATGATCGAACTTCCGCGTGCCGCACTGACCGCCCATCGGATCGCGGAGGAAGCGGACTTCTTCTCCTTCGGCACCAATGACCTCACCCAGACCGCCTGGGGCTTCTCCCGCGACGACGTCGAGGGAGCCTTCTTCGCTGACTACCTGGAGAACGGCGTCCTGACCATCTCCCCGTTCGAGACCATCGACAGCGACGGAGCAGGGGCACTCGTGCTCACCGGTGTGGCCGGCGGCCGGTCCACCGTTCCAGGCCTGCATATCGGCGTCTGCGGAGAGCACGGCGGCGATCCCGAGTCGATCCACTTCTTCCACGATGCCGGCCTCGACTACGTCTCCTGCTCACCCTTCCGCGTCCCGATCGCCCGCCTCGAAGCAGGACGCGCCGCCGTCGCAGCACAAGACGCCACCGTGTGA
- a CDS encoding zinc-dependent alcohol dehydrogenase, with protein sequence MRAFVLTAPYTAAVLDVEAPTAGPGHVVVDIARVGVCGTDQEFYTGEMAYLTDGFAHYPLRLGHEWCGTISAVGDGVDPGLLGRRTTGDTMLGCGTCYRCNSGRHHVCDSRSEIGVRHGWPGALAEQLLVPASALHLLPETVDDTAGALVEPGGNALRAVKAAGLAPGDRVLIAGPGTIGLLAALFARSAGAEVHLLGTTTASLAFAASFGFDGVWSATDLPELAWDAVIDATNATHLPAMALDHVEPGKRVVYIGVAGRPSSIDSRALVLKDVTAVGILGASAGLAETIAAYADGSVDPRPLVQATIGLDGLAKAFDGTPPAGAGPGPKLQVDPRWR encoded by the coding sequence ATGCGGGCATTCGTGCTGACGGCGCCGTACACCGCCGCAGTTCTCGATGTCGAAGCACCCACCGCGGGTCCGGGCCACGTGGTGGTCGATATCGCCCGCGTCGGTGTCTGCGGAACCGACCAGGAGTTCTACACCGGCGAGATGGCCTACCTCACCGACGGTTTCGCCCACTATCCACTCCGACTCGGCCACGAGTGGTGCGGCACCATCAGCGCCGTCGGGGACGGAGTCGACCCGGGCCTCCTGGGCCGGCGCACCACCGGTGACACCATGCTGGGCTGCGGCACCTGCTACCGGTGCAACTCCGGGCGGCATCATGTGTGCGACTCCCGCTCCGAGATCGGCGTCCGGCACGGCTGGCCCGGTGCGCTCGCTGAACAACTCCTGGTGCCGGCGTCGGCGCTACACCTGCTTCCAGAAACGGTGGACGACACCGCCGGCGCCTTGGTGGAACCTGGCGGCAACGCGCTGCGTGCCGTGAAGGCTGCTGGGCTGGCACCCGGCGATCGTGTGCTGATCGCCGGGCCCGGAACGATCGGACTGCTGGCCGCACTGTTCGCGCGGTCTGCCGGAGCCGAGGTACACCTGCTGGGAACCACGACGGCGTCCCTCGCGTTTGCCGCATCGTTCGGTTTCGATGGGGTCTGGAGTGCGACGGACCTACCCGAGCTTGCCTGGGACGCGGTCATCGACGCTACCAACGCCACCCACCTCCCGGCGATGGCGCTCGACCACGTGGAACCGGGCAAGCGCGTTGTCTATATCGGGGTGGCCGGGCGCCCCAGCTCGATCGACAGCCGCGCGCTCGTCCTGAAGGATGTGACCGCCGTCGGGATCCTCGGCGCCTCGGCGGGCCTAGCCGAAACGATCGCCGCTTATGCGGACGGATCGGTCGACCCTCGCCCGCTGGTCCAGGCGACCATTGGACTCGACGGCCTGGCCAAGGCGTTCGACGGAACACCGCCGGCCGGGGCTGGGCCCGGGCCGAAGCTCCAGGTCGATCCACGTTGGCGCTGA
- a CDS encoding IclR family transcriptional regulator — protein MTQETRLVGTDRVLAVLIELAEHPHGVTLDELSRRVDSAKPTVHRALAALRRQRLAIQDGHGRYLLGDEFLRLAFAHHEQRPEHVRIAPALDELCRRFAETVHYAVLDGRDVVYRAKVDPPTGAMRISSVIGGRNPAHATGVGKLLLAERLTSMSEIVDWIGDVPLARPTDHTLTTPADLHAEFEQIRAQGFAVDDQENEPGIACLAVPASSSPSRYRGAISISALAHRTPLSTLIADVETIRAIVARGSDRPEEED, from the coding sequence ATGACTCAGGAGACGCGACTGGTCGGCACAGACCGCGTGCTGGCAGTGCTGATCGAGCTGGCCGAGCACCCGCACGGCGTCACGCTCGACGAGTTGTCCCGGCGAGTCGACAGCGCCAAGCCCACCGTGCACCGAGCGCTCGCAGCACTGCGCCGCCAGCGCCTGGCCATCCAGGATGGCCACGGTCGATACCTGCTCGGGGACGAGTTCCTCCGCCTGGCGTTCGCCCATCATGAGCAGCGCCCCGAGCACGTACGCATCGCCCCTGCCCTGGATGAGCTGTGCCGCCGGTTCGCAGAAACCGTGCACTACGCCGTCCTGGACGGCCGAGACGTGGTCTATCGCGCCAAGGTGGACCCTCCGACCGGGGCGATGCGGATCAGTTCGGTGATCGGTGGCCGCAATCCAGCGCATGCCACTGGAGTAGGCAAGCTCCTTCTCGCCGAAAGGCTGACCAGCATGAGCGAAATCGTCGACTGGATCGGAGATGTCCCGCTGGCCCGGCCTACCGATCACACCCTGACCACACCCGCAGACCTGCACGCTGAATTCGAACAGATCCGCGCCCAGGGGTTCGCGGTGGACGACCAGGAGAATGAGCCCGGCATCGCCTGCCTGGCTGTGCCCGCCAGCTCGTCGCCGTCCAGGTACCGGGGAGCGATCAGCATCAGTGCGCTCGCGCACCGCACACCGCTGAGCACGCTGATCGCGGATGTCGAGACCATCCGGGCCATCGTCGCCCGCGGTAGCGATCGCCCGGAGGAGGAGGACTGA
- a CDS encoding IlvD/Edd family dehydratase — MSQEAPRSAQWYAGQDRNSYIHRAWMRRGAPADSFDGKPQIAIANTASDLTPCNAHLDEVAQHVKMGVWEAGGVPLNLPVVSLGETQMRPTAMLWRNMAAMAAEEMFRANPVDGVVLLGGCDKTIPALLMAAASVDIPAIVVPGGPMATGTFRGRPLGCGTDVWRLSEASRGGELSSEDFLTSESSMIRSRGHCNTMGTASTMALVAEALGVVLPGLAGTPAVDSNLLAGAHETGRLILEMVRADRRPSTMITRASFHNAIVALAAIGGSTNAVVHLLAIAGRLGVELTLDDFDRTGAEVPLLVNLQPSGTFLMDDFHRAGGFRSVLREVRDLLDPEAITITGRPLVDGLDSARIWDEEVIRSRAEPLQRDAGIAVLRGNLAPGGAVIKPSAASAHLMQHSGPAVVFESIEDLRARIDDPDLDVDENSVFVLRGCGPKGYPGMPEVSNMPLPRKLLERGVRDVVRICDGRMSGTAYGTVVLHVAPEAAAGGPLALVRTGDTIRLDVGARTIDVMLTPEQLAARTPDPRSVAGYAQPTRGWERLYVDHVLQADTGVDLDFLVGSSGSQVRRESH, encoded by the coding sequence ATGAGTCAAGAAGCGCCCCGCAGTGCACAGTGGTACGCGGGTCAGGACCGCAACAGTTATATCCACCGTGCCTGGATGCGACGCGGAGCGCCCGCGGACTCCTTCGACGGCAAACCACAGATTGCGATCGCCAACACCGCCTCGGACCTGACGCCGTGCAACGCTCATCTGGACGAGGTGGCACAGCACGTGAAGATGGGAGTCTGGGAGGCGGGCGGCGTGCCGCTGAATCTTCCCGTGGTCTCGCTCGGAGAGACCCAGATGCGCCCGACGGCCATGCTGTGGCGGAACATGGCCGCGATGGCCGCCGAGGAGATGTTCCGGGCCAACCCGGTGGACGGGGTCGTGCTCCTCGGCGGGTGCGACAAGACGATCCCGGCTCTCCTGATGGCCGCGGCTTCAGTCGATATCCCGGCGATCGTCGTCCCGGGCGGTCCGATGGCCACCGGGACGTTTCGCGGTCGCCCACTCGGGTGTGGGACCGACGTCTGGCGGCTCAGTGAGGCCTCTCGCGGTGGCGAGCTCAGTTCTGAGGACTTCCTGACGTCGGAGTCCTCGATGATCCGTAGCCGCGGGCACTGCAACACGATGGGCACTGCGTCCACGATGGCGCTGGTCGCCGAGGCACTCGGCGTGGTGCTGCCCGGGCTGGCCGGTACCCCTGCGGTGGACAGCAACCTGCTCGCCGGGGCACACGAGACCGGCCGGTTGATCCTGGAGATGGTGCGTGCGGACCGGCGCCCCAGCACCATGATCACGCGCGCGTCGTTCCACAACGCGATCGTCGCGCTCGCGGCGATCGGCGGCTCCACCAACGCCGTGGTGCACCTGCTTGCGATCGCCGGCCGGCTCGGCGTCGAGTTGACCCTGGACGACTTCGACCGGACCGGTGCCGAGGTGCCGCTCCTGGTCAACTTGCAACCGTCCGGAACGTTCCTGATGGACGACTTTCACCGTGCTGGTGGATTCCGCTCAGTGCTGCGCGAGGTGCGTGACCTCCTCGACCCCGAGGCGATCACCATCACTGGTCGCCCACTCGTGGATGGTCTGGACAGCGCGAGGATCTGGGACGAGGAGGTGATCCGGAGCCGGGCCGAACCGCTCCAACGGGACGCCGGTATCGCCGTTCTGCGGGGCAATCTGGCACCGGGCGGTGCCGTGATCAAGCCCTCGGCTGCCTCGGCGCACCTGATGCAACACAGCGGTCCGGCGGTCGTCTTCGAGAGCATCGAGGATCTCCGCGCCCGCATCGACGACCCCGACCTGGACGTGGACGAGAACTCGGTCTTCGTACTCCGCGGGTGTGGCCCGAAGGGGTACCCGGGCATGCCGGAGGTCTCGAACATGCCCCTGCCGCGAAAGCTGCTGGAACGCGGAGTGCGTGACGTGGTGCGCATCTGCGACGGGCGGATGAGCGGGACGGCGTACGGCACCGTGGTGCTGCATGTGGCGCCGGAAGCCGCCGCCGGCGGGCCGTTGGCGTTGGTGCGCACCGGTGACACCATTCGCCTCGACGTTGGTGCCCGCACCATCGACGTCATGCTCACGCCGGAGCAGCTCGCGGCGCGTACACCTGATCCGCGCAGCGTCGCCGGCTATGCGCAGCCGACGCGCGGGTGGGAGCGGCTGTATGTCGACCATGTGTTACAGGCCGACACTGGCGTCGACTTGGACTTCCTGGTCGGCTCGTCCGGTTCGCAGGTGCGGCGTGAATCGCACTAG
- a CDS encoding SDR family NAD(P)-dependent oxidoreductase, translated as MTRRAVVTGGVSGLGAATVERLAADGVQTITVDVADGADVILDISDAAAVRAAAAEIGPVDIVINSAGIVGPNRPFWDVDEEEWKRTFAVNVDGTFNVCRAFAPAMIRSGWGRIVNFASMAGKDGNPNMVAYSATKAAVIGMTKTMGKDLAEYGVLVNAIAPAVVSTPMNASTAPDVLAHITSLIPMKRVGRADEVAELVAWLASDKCSFSTGAVYDISGGRATY; from the coding sequence ATGACCCGAAGAGCAGTGGTCACCGGCGGGGTCAGCGGCCTCGGCGCGGCAACAGTCGAGCGACTGGCCGCCGACGGCGTGCAGACCATCACTGTCGATGTCGCTGACGGCGCCGATGTCATTCTCGACATCTCTGACGCGGCAGCGGTACGCGCGGCCGCAGCGGAGATTGGCCCGGTCGACATCGTGATCAACAGTGCGGGGATCGTCGGTCCGAATAGGCCCTTCTGGGATGTCGACGAGGAGGAGTGGAAGCGCACGTTCGCCGTCAACGTGGATGGGACCTTCAACGTGTGCCGAGCGTTCGCGCCCGCCATGATCCGGTCTGGATGGGGGCGGATCGTGAACTTCGCCAGCATGGCCGGAAAGGACGGCAACCCGAACATGGTGGCTTATTCGGCTACCAAGGCCGCCGTGATCGGCATGACGAAAACCATGGGCAAAGACCTCGCGGAGTATGGCGTGCTGGTGAATGCGATCGCCCCCGCAGTGGTCTCGACACCGATGAATGCCTCGACGGCGCCCGACGTGCTCGCCCACATCACCAGCCTCATCCCGATGAAGCGGGTAGGACGTGCCGATGAGGTGGCCGAACTTGTCGCCTGGCTCGCCTCGGACAAATGCTCGTTCTCCACCGGTGCCGTCTACGACATCTCCGGCGGGCGCGCCACCTACTGA